The DNA sequence TCGATAGTCGGCAGTATGATAATTTTCAAAAAATGTTAAAAGAAGATGAATACCTTTCCAGCTCTTATGTCGATAAGCGGAAGAAAGATAAGGAAAGAGGAAAACTCTATAGGTCTATTCTAAAAAATAAACCGAATAAAAGATCTTAAAATCTACTTGAAGTTAAAACAAAAACTCTCATACTTGCTCTGTCATGGAGAATAAAGGCTTACTTCGATTTTATTTTAGACTACCTTCTTCCTTAATAATATTTCTACTCTATTTCGTTTTTCTCCTAAACTTCTTATTTTCACAGGAGGATATTCTCACGATAGATAAAGTGGATAATGAAATACAACTAATCGGTAAACATGTCTACTATTTACAGGAAAACAACAAAGAACTTACGATAAATGATATACTCCAACCTTCGACACAATCTCAGTTTAAAAAACAATTAAAAGATACTTTTATTTTTCAACCTTCTAATAACGGCATCTGGTTTAAAATAAGCATTGAGAATAAAACAGAAGAAGCTCTCTATCTCAAACTGGGAAGGATCAGTATCTGGTTTTTAGATTTTTACAAACCGGATGCTTTCGGAAAGTATCATAAAACGTTTTCCGGTGGAAATCTTAAAACAGATGTCCCTCCACCGAGTCTATCCAAACGATATGTTTTATCCCTGATGCAGGGAAAAACGACAGGCCCGAAAACCTATTATATTCGAATCGTTGGTAAATTTCCCCTGACCTTCCCTTTTCTCATTGGAACAAAAAATTCCATTATAGAAGATACCCGTTTTCGAGAAGATTGGGTAACCGCTATTTTTTGTGGTTGTATTCTGGCTACTTTCTTATATAATGTTTTTCTTTTATTCTCTATGCGAGATATTCTTTATTTTTACTATATTTCTTTTTTAGCCTGCTCATTCTTTACAGTGACTTTCTTCCAAAACTATCCATTCTTTTCTCATCCCTGGTTCTGGGAGAATATATTTATTTGGAGTAACCTGATTGCTATATTTATTGGTTTATTCGGAATCCATTATTTACGATTAGTCCATTATTCGACATTTTTGAAGAAATGGATTATTTTTATGGTGTTTATCCTGGCGTTTTTCTTTCCTATCCTTAATTATTTAAAATTCATAGATTTTATTTTTCTTGTAAAAGCCTATCTGCCTACTGTAACCCTGTTTCATTTTAGTTTATTCTTATGCGGTTTATATGTTTACTATAAAGGTTATAAGCCGGCTCGATTCTATACAATCGCCTGGGGAAGCTTATTCTTATCTATTGGAATATTTTTTTTGATTATTCATGAATTACTTCCATTTTTACTATATGCCGATTATATAATCTATCTCGGTTTTACTGCAGAGATGGCTTTCTTTGGCCTGGCTCTGGGTGACAGATATAACCATATTAAAAAAGAAAGCGAAGAAATTCACAAGAAACATTTAGTCCTTATTGAAAAACAAAAAGAAATACTGGAACAAAAAGTTCAGGAACGAACCGAAGTTCTACTCCTTCTAAATGAAGAATTAGAACAAAAAAATAAAGATTTAGATCTACGCGGTAAAGAACTCCAGGAAGTAAACAGGGCCAAAGACAAGATTTTTGCTATTATTAGCCATGATCTACGTTCTCCAATTGCTGCTCTGAATAGTTTTCTTGAAATTTTCAGTTTAAAAAACATTCCTCCGGATAAAACGTTAGAATATATAGATAAACTAAAAAACAGTATTCGTAATTTACAAATGACCCTAGATAATCTTTTACAATGGGCTGCCGGTCAGCTAAAGGGAATTAAAGTGGAAAAACAAACGTTTAATATACTTGGCGTAAGCGAATCCTGCCGCTTATTACTTCAGGATATTGCCAATACAAAGGGTATACAAATTCAGCAAGAAATTCCAAGCGATTTGGAAGCACTGGCTGATCCGGAACATATAAGGCTTGTATTGCGAAACCTATTGAGTAATGCAATTAAATTTACAGAACCGGGTGGAACTGTATCGATTCAAGCAGTAAAAGTAGAAGGTTCTATTCAATTATCAGTGAAAGATACAGGCCTTGGAATGTCAGAAGAACTTATTGCTAACTTTACTCAGAATAAACTCATCCAGAGTCAATTTGGCACACAAAGGGAAAGCGGAACCGGTTTAGGGCTTCATCTCTGTAAGGAATTTATAGAATTAAACGGAGGTGAAATCCGGATAAAAAGTAAGCCGGGACAGGGTACAAAATTTATAATTAAAATTCCCGCATAAAATTAGAAGGCGAGAAAATGTATCCCGCCTTCGTTTATACTCTGAAATCTATTTTGTAATTTTCAAAGGAAATGGAGCATAACCAAAACGGTTGGTGTCTGCGTCTATTGTTGTTGGAACAGCAGATCTACCAATCCTGTCCTTACAGGCTGTTTTCGAATCTGTTACTACCGTAAAGTTGTTACTCGTCACATGTGTTCTGGCTTCTTTGTAAGTTTTAAAAGGTCCGACCAGACAAAGGTATGTAATACTCTTATCATTCAATTCGGTCCAACTCGATACAAAATAACCAATATCTACAGAACTCTGAACTATAGTAGCATCATCTGCAGCTGCTTTGATAGTTACAGAACTTAAGCTTACACCGGCCCCTCCGGTTCCTGTACAACGGGGGTCAGTAGCTGTGCTTACACTTCCCACATAGCTACCGTAGCAAACCGTCCCTCTCCGGGTAATCATAACGTTCTTTGTGTTATCAAACTCTAAGATCTGATGAAAATAACTTCCTGTTTTAGCTGCACCGAGCGGAAAAGCTACTCCTGAGTAATCAGCTGACCAGAGGCTACCCTTGATGTTTTCCTCAACATTAGCAAACAATGGAATAACAGTTCCATTATCGTCTACAACCGTTACCTTACCTTCTATTTCCACAGCCTGGGATGCTTTATAGGTGGTAAGCTGATTGCTGGTATTCGCATTCAGTAAAGTAAGGGCTACTGTAACTTCATCGCTTGTTTCTGTTTCCTTGATGCAAGAAACTAGAGAAATCAGCAGAGATAAAGCTGTCAGAATAAAAAATGTTTTACGTTTCATAGTTGTTCCTATTGAATTCCTTATATTAGATTTTAAATAACAATGCACCCCAGTACCAACCTGCACCTACTGCCGGAGTTAAGACCAGATCACCTTTTTGGAACCTGCCTTTCTGGTTTTCTTCCGAGAGAATTATCGGAATCGATGCGGCGGAAGTATTACCCACATAATGAAAATTAACTAACTGCTTATCCTTTGGAATACACACCTTTTCTGAAACACCTTTCACAACAAGATGAGTTCCCGGGTGTGCTGCCATCCAATCGATATCCTCCGGTTTCAATCCATATTTTTCCATCATCATATCCACAGCTTGAATCGTGCAATCAATAGCATTGGGAATTAGATCCGGATAACTCTTGGTTAAACCATTTGGAGCCGGACAGGTAATAATATGTTTTCTATCCGCATCATCGAAAAGGAAAGAATCGATCAAACCTCTCGAAGTATCGTCAGTCTTCTCCAGAATCACAGCTCCGGCGGCATCACCGGCAGTAAATTCACCATATCCGCCTTCTCTTACACGAACGGAAAACCTTTCTGAACCTACCACGGCGACTTTCTTGAATTTCGGATCAGCCAACATATACATTTTTGCTGTCTGAACCCCATGTACAAAACCCGTACAGGCTGTACTCACATCAAAAGAAAGTGCATTTTTAGTTCCTACCAACTTGGATGCCTGAGGAGCCAGATCGGGTAAGTAATATCTATCAGTCCAGTTGGCCAAAATAAATAAATCAATCTCTTCCGGAGATATTTTAGCATCCTGTAATGCCATTTTAACAGCTTCTGCCGCCATATATTGCGCAGTTTCTTCTTCACTTGCACGAAAACGACGTTCCACTCCGATTTCTTTCCCGATAACTGCTTCTTCAGCCGGGTGCATCTCGGGATATTTCAGGCGAGTCCGAATCTCTTCATTAGACAATATTTTCTGAGGATAATAATGCCCGAAGCCTCGAAACTGGATTCCATTACTTTTAAGTTCATTCTTTTTACTCATTACATCTCCTTTTTTAGCGGTATAATTTTTCAGGATCAAGTTCTCTTAAAACTTCTAATTCATCTTTTGTAATTGGCTCTTCTCGAAAAGGTTTATGACTGGGTAAGCTCCAATCTGTATATTTAGAAATTGCAACTTCCGCAGTTAATGTAGGCTCAGAAGGAGGACATATCCAATCACTAAAATACATATTTTTCTTGTTTCCCACCATTCGTCTTCTGAACCTTCCGAATTGACAGACAATCTGTTGAACTCTTCTTCCGGGTGAAGTTATAAAGTCCACATTCTGCACAAATCTTCCTTTCATCGCTTTAGCCACTACAAGACAATCGGCAGTACTCGCAATATCATTGGCACCACCCGAACCTACTAAAAATCTGCCATCCGAAAGACGTGTGGAATTCAAATTTCCATCCAGATCAATTTGAGCAGTTCCTAAAACTCCCAAACAATCTTTAGAAACTTGAGTTCCCAAAATCTGGGTTACATCTGAAAGTTGTTCTGCTTTATTCCCGTGCAACTGACTGAAGAGAAAAATATCTCCCGATTGGGGAACAAAACCATAAAATCCAAGCTCAGCTAAAGTAGTAATCGGAAAATCACTGGCTTCTAGAAGTTTTGCTGCTGTCCAGGCAGCCATATGAGCTGCACCAATTCCTGCCAGAACCGTTTTATACTGCTTTCGTATAACCAGCTCTATAATCGAGCGTGCTGTAAGAATAATCATCTGCTCCGAGTCGGTAGCCGGTTCATTCTTGATGTTTACTTGAATATGTACTGTTTTATATTTTTCTTTTATGCTACTTAATTTTAAGTTCTCCAGTCTTTCCTTTCCCAGAACTTTCAAATACTCTTCGTGACCACCCTTACAAAGAATATATTTTTCCAGCCATTCCTTTCTTTCGTTCAGATCTTTAGAACCACTTTTTTCACTGGCTTCTACCATAAAATCATAATCATCACAGTAGGTTTCCATTCCCTGAAGACCCGGAACTTTCATCTGATTGGAAATTCTCATGGATTGAGGATGAGCTCCATACGGAACTTCACACATACCTATCACTCTTGAACCCGGTATCGTAACAAATTCGGGTGGAATCGTTCCATACGGTACTATCCTTTCAGCTGTAAGAAGAATGCCTTTTTTAGCAGCTAAAGCTCCCCAAATTCCTTCTCCTAGGGGTGGAGTCAAAAGGACATTTCCCCTATCATCGGCGATAGTTCCGTGAACAAAAGTATAATCAGGAGAAAGCGGAGACAATAAAGCCAGGTATTGCTCTTCATCAGCTTCCTTTTTTTTCTTATATATGGATCTATGCTTTCTTAAAACTTCCAGAGAAGAACCATAAACAGCCAGTTGACTCAATTCATCCGAACTATCTCTTTTAAAAGAAATATCTTCAGAAATCCCATTTTGATTGGGATTCGGAAATAAAAATAAAGATGTTCCTACTTTATCTGTAGCAAGATGACTATCCAAAATAGAACTGGTGATAATACCGGGAAGCTGAAGGGCACCGGCTATTAAACGCTCTACCAGGGACAATATGGACCATAGTTCCAGCTCAAAGGGTTTTCCTTCAAAAAGTCTCGAGTACAAACGATTAGGTGCAGGTCTCGGATAATTATCTCCCGCAAAAGTAATAATCGCTTTTTTTACAATACCGGATAAAGCAAGGGCATTCGCATTGGAATGTAAGCCTGTACAGCTAATAGTGAAATTGCCTTCCTTACCGTAAAAAACCCTTACCAGTGCATTAATCAAAGCATTCGGTCGGGACATACAGGAAGAAAAATGAATATATGAGCCGGGCTCCACATTCTTTTTAACCATCCTATCAATGGAAGAATATATTTCCAAATTTCTGAACAAAAAAAACTCCTAATTTATAGGTATTGAATGCACTTTCAGGAAGCTTCCGAAAGTGCAACAAAAGAACTCTGGCTTCCAATCGCATAAGCCATGGAAACTGCCTTTTTAATGTGTACCTTTCTTCCTTTTCCGGGAACACAATCATGAATGGCTTCCTTATCTCGAATTTCATGATTTATAGTAGGACAAACAGATTTGTTCTGTAACATAAGAGCAGTCGCACCCACATTAATAATACCGGCAGCCCCGAATGTATGCCCGAAAATGGGTTTTATAGATCCCATTAAGGGTCTATCCTTTTCCGGTAAAAACTCAAATAAAAGCTTGTAGGTTCGGCTTTCGGCAAGATCGTTATTATAGGTAGCTGTACCATGGCCACAAATATACCCCAGGTCATCTCTGGCTATTTTAGTAATTTCTAAAAGTTTATTTAAACCTACAGCCCCCTTGCGACCCGATATATCCATACGCATAGCATGACTCGCTTCATTATAACTTAAAGTACCAAGAACCTCTGCATAAATTCTGGCTCCTCGCTTTACTGCATGATCATAATTTTCCATACATAGAACCATGGCCCCCTCTCCGAGAATAAAACCATCTCTTCTTTCATCATAAGGTTTTATTGCCCTTTTCGGATTATCTGATTCTTTAGACATAACCGAACTTTTTGGATCAGAATACATGGCCATCAGGGGTTTCACCAGTGGAAATTCATGCCCCCCTGCATACATGACTACCGCCCTATTTTTCCGTATAGCCTGATAGCAAAGAGCAATCGCATGATGCCCCCCCACACAGGCAGAACTCACTGTAGTTACAAAACCCTGTATATTATTATTTATCGCGGTCAGGGTTGAAGGATTAGAACTCATAGAAGTTAATACCGCGTAACGATTAAAAATATCCGAATCAGAAGGATTTTTAACATATCTTTGATAGGCTTCGAACCACCATTCTAAACCTGAACGGGAAGAGGAGTCAACAAAACCTACCCGATGCGGTTCTATACTATCTTTTTGAAGACCTGCATCCTTTCTGGCCAGTTCCATAGCCGACATAATCGCCAGGGTTTCACGGTTATAATGTTTTGCATGTTCCGAAATTAAGCCAGGAATATAATTTTTATATTCAAAACTTTTTATCTCCGCTGCTGTTTTGACAGGGAAGTTTTCAGTTGAAAATCTGGTTAAATAATCAATCTGTGATTCTCCATTGTATAACTTTTCCCAGAAGTGTTCAACTGTATCCACCCCCGGTAATATGATTCCCATTCCTGTGATTACGACTCTGCTATTTTTTTTCATAAAGATCTTGTGTTTTTGTATTCTTCAAAAAAGATAAGAAATTACTTTTTTCAATAAAAGAAAAAAGATTCTTAACTTTTTTTAATTTAAATACGAGGAGAAGTTTATGTCAAGAGTATATATTGACATGCCGAATAAATTTATTTATTCAACCGAAATCCCAACCAGAAAAAATGACATGTATCTCGATTTACATGTTACCTTTGACGCCATGGCCTCTTTTGTTATGGAAGCCTATCACCGTTTCCTGGTCGACAACGGGTATATTCTTACCCATATAGAAGATACTCCCATCATCATGTCAAATTTTACAATTGATTATAAATCAGAAGCCCGTTATCCGGACGTTCTGCGTTTTGAAGTAGCTGTAGCCAATTTTACCAGCACAGCTTTTGATATATTTATACGTATAAGCAGAAATGAAGGTAAAGAAGATGTGGCTCATGTTCGAGTATGTGATGTTTTCTTTGACTATCAAAATAAGAAAACCCTCTCTATTCCGGCAAAGTTTCGAGAAAAATTTGAGCCTAAAGAATAAGCAGGTACACATTTGGAAAGTTTAAAAGACAAAGTCATACTGGTCAGCGGTGGAAGCATCGGAATAGGAAAAGCTATTGTTCGGGATCTTTGCCGGTACGGAGCTAAAGTTGTTTTTTGTAGCCGAAGAGTAGAAGAAGGCAGGACCTTTGAAAAGGAGTTACAAAATGAAGGAAATTTCGCCACCTACATTCCCTGTGACATTTCCAGGAAAGACGAGGTCAAAGCCTTAGTCGACAAAACAATAGAACTCTATGGCAAACTCGATGCAGCGGTTAATAATGCCGGAATTTTAGGTCCCCAAGTCTCCCTTCTCGACTACCCGGAAGAAGAATGGGATAAAATGGTAAATGTGAACCTCAAAGGAACCTATCTCTGTATGAAGTATGAAATCGAAGAAATGCTAAAACAGGGCAAGGGTTCGATTGTCAATATGTCTTCTGTTGCGGGAATTTTAGGAGGATACAGAGGACTCATCGCTTATTCGGCGACTAAACATGCCATTGTAGGTCTCAGTAAAAGTGCGGCCTGGGACTATGGAGCCAAAGGAATTCGCATTAATACACTCTGTCCCGGCACCATTGACGATACAGGTATGATCGAAGAAGTAGTGAATTCCACTAAAGACCCTCAGAAAGCCAGAGAAAACATGCCAAATTTCTATCCTATGAGAAGACTGGGAAAAACATCCGAAATTGCTTCTGCTGTTTCCTGGCTTTGCAGTGATGAATCTTCCTTTGTCAGTGGCATAGCTCTTCCCGTAGATGGTGGCTTCTCAGCCCAGTAAGGAGATGACGATATGTTTCAAGATAAAGTTATAATTGTAACAGGTGGTTCAGCGGGTATAGGAAAAGCTATCCTTGAAAAACTTGCAAAAGAAAAAGCTAAGGTAGTTTTTTGTAGCCGCGGGAAAGAAGAAGGTACTCGATTGGAAGTCGAACTCAGAGAAAAAGGTTTAGAAGTTCGTTTCGTTCCCTGTGATGTGAAAAAGTCAGAAGAAGTCCAAAACCTGATTCAAAAAACGCTCGAATACTACGGTGGACTGGATATGGCAGTAAACAATGCCGGTCTGGGTGGTGTTAGTAAGCGTCTCGCAGAATATCCGGAAGAAATTTGGGATAAGGTAATGAATGTAAATCTCAAAGGAATATTCCTTTGCATGAAATACCAGATACCTGAGATGCTAAAAAAAGGTAAAGGTTCTATTGTGAATATTTCTTCTATTGCAGGACTTGTAGGCGCAGATTGGAGAGTAGCCCCATACGCAGCTTCCAAACACGGAGTAATCGGACTTACGAAAAGTGCAGCTTTAGAGTTTGCTCATAAAGGAATTCGCGTGAATGCTATCTGTCCGGCTTTTACCGAAACCGAAATGTTAGAAGGCTTATTCCAGGCTTCTCCTGATCCGAATGCAGCGAGAACCGAACTCGGCAACAAACATGCTCTAAAAAGATTAGCTTCTGCCTCAGAAGTTGCGGATGCCAGTGCATTTCTCTTGAGTGATAGGGCTTCTTTTATCACCGGTGTCGCTCTTCCTGTTGACGGAGCCTATACCGCAAAATAGGTTTACCCACAGAGTTTCACGGGGTATCTTATACCCTGTGAATATTATCCACTCAAATGAAATATATGGAGCAGCATCTACAAGAAATTCTAAAACAAATCGAAGGTTTACATCCGGGATTAATCTGGCTCTTCTTATTCTTATCTAATTTTTTCGAAAACCTCTTCCCCCCCTGGCCGGGAGATACGGTAAATGCTTTCGCCGGATTTCTTCTGGCAAGAAAAGATTCTATAGGTTTTTTGAATGTTCTCAGTTCAACAATACTCGGAAACTTATTCGGGGCTCTTATTATGTATTATTTTGGAAAGCAAGTTATAAGTCTCATAAAAAACTATAATATTCCTTTTAAAGATAAATTCTATTCAGAAAAAGGTCTTGAACAAACTATCAATTGGTTCCAGAAGTATTCTCTGATTGTAGTTCTTTTTTCCAGGTTTTCAGCTGGAATCCGTTTTTTTGTTTCTATTGTTGCGGGACTTAGCCGTATGCCCATCTGGAGTTTTATTACAGTCTTTTCACTGGGAGTCATCCTCTGGTGCGGATTAATTATAGGCTCGGCTTACTACCTGGGAAAAAACTGGGAATACATTCGGGAAGTATTAAGTATTTATAATAAAATCATTATTAGCTTTTTCTTATTTCTTTTTGCTTTATATGGATTTTATAGGTATAAAAAGAAAAAGCGGGAAGTATAGTTGCCACCCTTCACTACGCGGCTATCGGGACTTCGATACGTTTCGCTACTCAGTCTCCGATAGCTGTGTCCTACTTAAATACTATCTATAATAGAATTTAAGGTTTGACTCGGACGCATAGCTTTCGATGCTTTCTCAAATTCCGGCATATAATAACCACCAATATCCTGGGGTCTTCCCTGGGCGGCAATTAATTCCTGGTTAATCTGGGCTTCCTTGTCTTTCAGTTCTTTTGCTATCTTAGCAAATTTTTCTTTTAAGCCTTTGTCTTTATCCTGCTCTGCAAGAGCTTCCGCCCAGTATAGAGCCAGATAAAAATGACTTCCCCGGTTGTCGATCTGGCCGACCTTTCTCGCCGGAGACTTATTCTCATCCAAAAACTTGCCATTGGCTTTATCCAGAGTTTCGGCGAAAATTCGGGCTTTTTCGTGATTAAAGGTATTGGCCATGTGTTCAAAAGACACCGCCAGGGCCAAAAATTCTCCGAGGGAATCCCAGCGTAGATAACCTTCTTTTAAAAACTGATCCACATGCTTGGGAGCAGAACCACCGGCACCCGTCTCAAACAAGCCTCCTCCATTCATTAAAGGCACAATCGAAAGCATTTTCGCACTGGTTCCAAGTTCAAGGATAGGAAAAAGGTCAGTCAAATAATCTCTCAACACGTTACCGGTCACTGAGATGGTATCCAAGCCTTTACGAATCCTTTCCAGTGATAATTTAGTGGCTTCCACAGGAGAGAGAATGTGAATTTCCAGACCCTTTGTATCATGATCTTTCAGGTAGGTATTCACCTTCTTGATTAATTCAGCATCATGTGCACGATTCTTATCTAACCAGAATACAGCCGGTGTATTACTGAGTCTTGCGCGATTTACAGTCAGTTTTACCCAATCCTGAATTGGAGCATCCTTTACCTGGCACATACGGAAAATATCACCTTTCTCCACGTTTTGCTCAAGTAAGGTTTTTCCACTTTCGTCAGTTACCCGAATCTTTCCTTTTCCGGAAGCCATGAAAGTTTTATCGTGAGAACCATATTCTTCGGCTTTTTGTGCCATTAAGCCCACATTGGAAACGCTTCCCATAGTAGCCGGATTAAATTGTCCGTGTTTTTTACAATCTTCAATAACAGCCTGGTAAACCCCGGCATAGCATCTATCGGGAATCATAGCTTTGGTCGGCTGTTGCTTTCCATCAGGTCCCCACATAGTTCCGGAGTCTCTCAGGACAACAGGCATAGAAGCATCAATAATAATATCGTTAGGTACATGCAGGTTGGTAATTCCCTTATCCGAATCTACCATTGCCAGAGAAGGCCCTTTCTTATAGCAGGCCTGAATATCTGCTTCTATCGCTTTCTGTTTTTCTTCAGGTAATTTCTTGATTTTGTTATATAGATCACCCAGTCCGTTGTTCGGATTTACCCCGAGACTCGAAAAATCAGATGCATATTTTTCAAACACATCTTTATAATAAACAGAAACAGCGTGGCCAAACATTATAGGGTCGGAAACTTTCATCATAGTTGCTTTCAGGTGAAGTGAAAGTAATACGTTCTGCTTTCTGGCATCTTCAATTTGTTCAGTATAAAACTTTCTCAAAGAAGCCACATTCATTACTGAAGAATCAATCACTTCTCCCGGTAACAGGGGAGTTTTTTCTTTTAGTACTGCCACTTCTCCTGAATCACTTACAAATTCGATTTTTACAGTACAGGCTTTATCAAGTGTATGAGAAGTTTCGCTTCCGTAAAAATCTCCTTCTTCCATATGAGCTACATGAGTCTTTGAATCGGAAGGCCAGGCTCCCATGCGATGTGGATTTTTCTTTGCATAATTTTTAACCGAAGTAGCTGAACGTCTATCAGAATTACCTTCTCTTAAAACGGGGTTTACTGCACTTCCTAAAACTTTTGTATATTTCGCCTGAATTTTCTTTTCTTCTTCTGTTTTAGGCTCTTCCGGGTAATCGGGAAGTTTATAGCCTTTATCCTGCAGTTCTTTAATTGCAGCTTTTAATTGTGGAATGGAAGCACTGATATTGGGAAGTTTAATTATATTGGCTTCTTTTTTTTGTGTAAGTTCTCCAAGCTCAGTTAGATAATCCGGAATTTGCTGC is a window from the Leptospiraceae bacterium genome containing:
- a CDS encoding NADP-dependent isocitrate dehydrogenase, which codes for MSKIIYTKIDEAPALATYSLLPIIQAFTKGSGIEVETRDISLSGRIIANLSEYLTKEQQIPDYLTELGELTQKKEANIIKLPNISASIPQLKAAIKELQDKGYKLPDYPEEPKTEEEKKIQAKYTKVLGSAVNPVLREGNSDRRSATSVKNYAKKNPHRMGAWPSDSKTHVAHMEEGDFYGSETSHTLDKACTVKIEFVSDSGEVAVLKEKTPLLPGEVIDSSVMNVASLRKFYTEQIEDARKQNVLLSLHLKATMMKVSDPIMFGHAVSVYYKDVFEKYASDFSSLGVNPNNGLGDLYNKIKKLPEEKQKAIEADIQACYKKGPSLAMVDSDKGITNLHVPNDIIIDASMPVVLRDSGTMWGPDGKQQPTKAMIPDRCYAGVYQAVIEDCKKHGQFNPATMGSVSNVGLMAQKAEEYGSHDKTFMASGKGKIRVTDESGKTLLEQNVEKGDIFRMCQVKDAPIQDWVKLTVNRARLSNTPAVFWLDKNRAHDAELIKKVNTYLKDHDTKGLEIHILSPVEATKLSLERIRKGLDTISVTGNVLRDYLTDLFPILELGTSAKMLSIVPLMNGGGLFETGAGGSAPKHVDQFLKEGYLRWDSLGEFLALAVSFEHMANTFNHEKARIFAETLDKANGKFLDENKSPARKVGQIDNRGSHFYLALYWAEALAEQDKDKGLKEKFAKIAKELKDKEAQINQELIAAQGRPQDIGGYYMPEFEKASKAMRPSQTLNSIIDSI